The genomic region GATATCTTCAAGGGCTTGTCCAAGGATGTCCTCGATCAAAACAGCAGCCAGTTTCTCCAGTTGGCGGAACAGTCCTTCAAGCGCCTTCAGGCGCAGGCGGGCCACGAGTGGGAAAAGAAACACCAGGCGGTGGAGTCCCTGGTGAAACCCATCGGCGAGTCCCTGGCCCAAGTACAGGCGGCCGTGGGGGAGGTGGAAAAGGCGCGCATCGATGCCTACGCGGCGCTCAAGCAGCAGATGGACGCCTTGCTCCAAACCCATTTGCCGCGCCTCCACAAGGAGACCGAGACCCTGGTTCGAGCTCTGCGCCAACCCGCCGCCCGGGGGCGCTGGGGAGAAATGCAGCTCAGGCGGGTGGTGGAGATGGCCGGGATGGTGTCCCACTGCGATTTCGAGGAACAAGTATCCCGCGATCGCGGCAACGGCCGCCTGCGGCCCGATCTGATCGTGCATCTGCCGGGGCGGCGGTCGGTGGTGGTGGATGCCAAGGTCCCCCTGGAAGCCTATCTCCAGGCGGTGGAGGCGGAAGACGACGAGGAGCGCCAGAGCCGTTTGACCGAGCACGCCGCTCAGCTCAAGCGCCACATTCAGCAGTTGTCCATGAAAAGCTACTTCGAGCAGTTCGAGCGGGCGCCCGAGTTCGTGGTGCTTTTCATGCCCGGGGAAGCTTTTTTCAGCGCCGCCCTCCACGCCGACCCGGGCTTGATCGAATACGGGGTGGAGAACAAGGTGATTCCGGCCAGCCCCACCACCCTGATCGCCTTGCTCAAGGCGGTGGCTTACGGCTGGCAGCAGGAGACCATGGCCCAGAGCGCCGAAGAGATCGTTCAGCTAGGCAAGGCGCTCTACGAACGAATCGTCAAGGTGTCCGAGCACTGGGCGAAAACGGGCGATCAGTTGGAGAAAACGGTCCGGAGCTATAATCAGGCCACCCGGAGTCTGGAGTCCCGCCTCCTGCCCACGGCGCGCAAATTCCAATCCTTGCGCCGTTCCCCCGAACATCCGGCCCTGGCGCCGCTGGAGTCGGTCGATCAGACCGTCCATCCGTTGCGGCTGCCGGATAGGCCCGATTGACAGCCCTCAATCCCGGAAGTTGGTGAACTGCAGGGGCAGATCCAGCTTGGCTTCCCGCAGCATTTGCATGACCTGTTGCAGGTCGTCGCGCTTTTTGCCGGTCACTCGCACCTGATCCCCTTGAACGGCGGCTTGGACCTTTAGTTTGGTTTCCTTGATTCGCTTGGTGATTTGCTTGGCCAGATCCCGGTCGATGCCCTGGCGCAGGGTGATTTCCTGGTGCGCCGCCTGGCCGCTGGTTTGGGGTTCTCCGGTATCGAGGCAATCCACGTCCACCCCGCGCTTGGCCAAGCGCATCTGCAGGATGTCGAGCATTTGCTTGAGCTGGAAATCGTTTTGCGCGTGCAGGGTGATTTTGTCCTCCGCCAGCTCGTAGCGTGCTCCCGACCCTTTGAAGTCGAAGCGGTTGGTGACCTCCCGGTTCGCTTGGTCCACGGCGTTGCTGACTTCGTGATGATCGATTTCGGAAACGATGTCGAATGATGGCATATTAAAGGTAATGGATTATTCTCTGTCTTCGTGAAAGGAGTCCTCGTCTCCCTCGGCGGGAAAATTTTCTTCGTCCCATTCGTTCTTGCCTTCCTGCAAGCCCATTTCGGAATATTCCAGATCGTCGGCCTCCACGTCGTCCATCGGGCCGGTCCAGTCTTCCGGCTCCTCGATGGTTTCCAGGTTCATTTCCTGCCAAGCCTCCAGGTCGATCTGGTCCACATTCCCGTCGAAATACTGCACCTCGACCACGGCGGCGGCCTCGTCGACGACCAGCACCTTGAATTTGTCCTCCGTGTCCAGGTCCAGGTACCAGTGACCTTCGATCGGCTCGAGTTCGTTCATTGCCGCCTCCTGAGGATGAAGTTGACCGTCTGACTGAATCCTAGCACAAGGTTCTCAACGTTTGCGATGGGCTTGGATGATTTCGTAGGCGTTGCGGATTTGTTGGGTTTTCTCGGTGGCGATCTTGACCATTTCTTCCGGCAGTCCCTTGGCCACCAGCTTATCCGGATGGTGCTGACTCATCAGCCGTCGATAGGATTTTTTGATTTCCGCGTCCGAGGTCGAAGGCGAAACACCCAATATGGCGTAGGCATCGGACAGGCTGGGACCTTGGCGCCGGGGCGGAGCTTGGCGGCGGCCGGTGTATTGATATTGATAGCGGGCCTGGGAGAAGCGCAACTGGGCTTCCATGAAGGCCCGCAGCGCCTTGAACTCGAAGCGGGAAAAGTTCAGGCGGTGACAGATATGCAGGAGCATCCTTTCCTCGGCCGGATGGAGACTGCCGTCGGCGTAGCCGGCCTGCAGCAGGATCTCGAGAAATAGGCGGATCAAGGAGGAACGCCGCCCCACTTCGCGGCGGAATTGATCCAGGGTGTCGTCCAGGGGGAAGCGGGGGGACTTGCCTTCGTTGAACAGGCGGACCGCGGCCTGGCGCATCTCTTCGGTGAGATCCATCCGCGCCATGATCCGGCGCGCCATTTCGATTTCCGCCTCGGAGACCCGGCCGTCGGCCTTGGCCAGGTGTCCCATCACCGAGAAGGTGGCGGTGAAGAACGCCATCTGGATGCGGTGTTGGCGTCCCGGCTCCAGGCGCGGCAAGACGTCTCCGCCTTCCATGCCGCGGTCGAATTGGTGGCCGATGGCCGTCCCCAAAAGCGCGCCCAGGGGGCCGCCCAGCATGAAACCGAAAGTGCCGCCGAAAACCTTGCCTAACCAGCTCATTCCCTTTGTCGCCGCTTGCTAAAATCGAGAAAAAAACTCATTATTACACGTTTTGAGATAAGGAAAAATCGCCTATGCCGCCGGAAACCCTGTTCGAATCCCGCCTCTCCAGTCTAAAGTTGTTGGGCCGGGGCAAGGTCAGGGACATCTACGAAATCGACCGGGCGCGTTTGCTGATCGTCACCACCGATCGCTTGTCGGCCTTCGACGTGGTCCTGTCCGACCCCATTCCCGGCAAGGGACAGGTTTTGACGCGCGTGTCCCGTTTTTGGTTCGACCGGACGGCGGATCGGGTGCCCAACCATCTTCTGGACGTGCCCTTGGCGGAAGTGCTGCCCGATCCGGCCGAGTGCGAGCAGGTGGAAAGTCGCGCGCTCGTGGTCAGGCGCCTGAAGCCATTGCCGGTGGAGGCCATCGTGCGCGGCTATCTGATCGGTTCCGGTTGGAAGGATTATCGGCGCACCGGCACGGTGTGCGGCATCGAATTGCCGTCCGGACTGCGGCTGGCGGATCGGCTGCCCGAGCCCATTTTCACCCCGTCCACCAAGGCGGAATTGGGCACCCACGACGAGAATATCGATTTTGCGCGTATGGTTGAACGGGTGGGTTCTAATTTAGCCGAACAAGTACGCGATGCGAGCCTGGCGATCTATGCTCAGGCGGCTGAATATGCCTTGACGCGGGGAATCATCATCGCCGATACCAAGTTCGAGTTCGGCTTGGATGCGGAGGGGCAATTGTATTTGATCGACGAGGTGTTGACCCCCGATTCCTCGCGCTTCTGGCCGGCGGATGGGTACCGGCCCGGGCGCAATCCGCCCAGCTTTGACAAGCAGTTCGTGCGCGATTATCTGGAATCCATCGATTGGGATAAAAAGCCGCCGCCGCCCCGGTTGCCGGCGGAAATCATCGCCCAAACGGCGGCCAAATACCGCGAAGCAGAGCGGCGGTTGATGGGGCATGGTGGGGGCCTGTAGGCCGGATAAGCGAAGTCGCATCCGGCAGGCGCCTTATAACCAACCGTGCTCGGCGAAGGAAAAGGTTTCTCCGTCTCCGACGATCATGTGGTCCAGCACCCGGATGTCGAACAGGGCCAAGGCCTGGCGCAATCGGTCGGTGATCGCGCGGTCGGCGGCGCTGGGCTCGGAGATGCCCGACGGGTGATTGTGAGCGAAAATCACCGCGCTGGTGTTCAGGTTCAAAGCCTGTTTGGCGACTTCCCGGGGATAGATGCTGGCGCCGTCCACGGTGCCGCGGAATAATTCCTCGTAGCGAATGACCCGATGGCGGGTGTCCAAAAACAAGGCGGCGAAAATTTCGTGAGGATGATCGCGCAAATGGCGTTGGAAAAACGCGCGGGTCAAATCCGGCGAGGTGAGTGCGTCGCCGCGTTCCAGGTTTTCTCGGATATGGCGGCGAGCCATTTCCAACACCGCCTGGAGCTGGATGTACTTGGCGGACCCCAAACCCTTGCCTTGGGTGAAGCGGGAATGGTCGGCATCCAGGAGGGCGCGCAGGGAGCCGAATTGGGTGAGCAGTTCCCGGGCCAAATCCACGGCGGTTTTGCCTTTCACTCCGGTGCGCAGGAAAATGGCCAATAATTCCGCATCCGACAGCGCCTCCGGGCCGCGGCTGAGCAATTTTTCCCGGGGCCGTTCCAATTCGGGCCAGTCGCTGATCGCCATATTACACCTTGTCGAGTTGCTGATTTGAGTTAAGTCTAGTATGGAACCGCTTTCTCTCGATCGACGCCGGATTCTGCTGGGCGTCACCGGCGGCATCGCCGCCTACAAAACCGCGGAATTGGTCCGCCGGTTGCGGGTCGCCGGAGCCGAAGTGCAGGTGGTGATGACCGAGGCGGCGACCCGCTTCATCACTCCTCTGACGCTCCAGGCGTTATCGGGCAGGCCAGTCCGGACCGAATTGTGGGACACGGCGGCCGAGGCGGCCATGGGGCACATCGAGCTGGCCCGTTGGGCCGAGCGAATCTTGGTGGCACCGGCGAGCGCCGACTTTCTGGCTAAACTTAGAGCGGGCCGGGCGGATGATCTGCTCACGACCCTGTGTCTGGCTGCCGACGCCCCGACGGCGGTGGCGCCGGCCATGAATCGGTGCATGTGGGAACATCCGGCGACCCGGGAAAACGTCGCCGCGCTGCAGGTCCGGGGAGTGCAAGTTTGGGGGCCGGATCGGGGCTCGCAGGCGTGTGGAGAGACGGGACCGGGTCGGATGCTGGAGGCCGCCGAACTCCATCGGTGCGTGATCGAGTGGCTGCAGCCGGGGCCGCTTTCGGGGGTTGACCTGTTGATCACCGCCGGTCCGACCCGCGAGGCCATCGACCCGGTGCGGTTTCTGAGCAACCGCAGTTCCGGCAAGATGGGGTATGCCGTGGCCCGGGCCGCGGCCGAGGCAGGGGCGACAGTGACCTTGGTGTCCGGTCCTTGCGCCCTGGAGCCGCCGTCTAAGGTGAAACTGGTGCGCGTGGAAAGCGCCAGTGAAATGTATACGGCGGTCATGGACCGGGCGGTGGAACAGGCGATTTTCATCGGGGCGGCGGCGGTGGCCGATTATGCGCCCGCCGCTTCCCGGCCCGAAAAGATCAAAAAGGATGCCCGAACGATGCGGCTGGAATTGGTCAAGACCCCGGATATCCTGGCCGCGGTGGCGGCGCTGGAAAAACGGCCGTTTACGGTCGGGTTCGCCGCCGAAACCGATCATCTCAAACAGCACGCCCGCGCTAAACTCGAGCGTAAAGGTCTGGATATGATCGCCGCTAACCAGGTCGGCGGGGGACTCGGTTTCGAAGCGGAGGAAAACCGTTTATGGGTACTGTGGCCGGAAGGGGAACGGCACCTGCCGACCACTTCCAAATTGGAACTGGCCAGGCAACTTTTGGCCTTGATTGTGGAGCGCTATGAAGCGAAAAATTCAGTTCAAGATTCTCGATGACCGACTGGGGCGGGATATCGCCTTGCCCCGCTACGCCACGGATGGGTCCGCCGGTTTGGATTTGCGGGCTTGTCTCGACTCGCCGTTGACTTTGGCGCCGAGCGATACCGCTTTGATTCCCACCGGGCTGGCCATTCATATCCAAGATCCCCACCTGGCCGCGATGATATTGCCCCGCTCCGGATTGGGCCACAAGCACGGCATTGTGCTCGGCAATTTGGTGGGATTGATCGATTCCGACTACCAGGGCGAGGTGATGGTATCCTGCTGGAATCGCGGTTCGATTCCCTTTACCATCGAAATCGGGGAACGGATCGCTCAATTGGTCGTGGTGCCGGTGGTGCAGGCGCAATTCGAACAGGTCGAGACCTTCGAGCCCAGCGATCGGGGAGAAGGGGGATTTGGACATACCGGCCGGGGATAGGAGTCTAGGGTGAGCTTGGCGCGATGGTTGGTCATTCTGCTTGCGGCGGCGCTGGTGTCGCTCACTTTGGCCGTGACGGGCACCTATTTTCTGGCCTGGCAGAAATCCCGGGCAAACGAGGCCCGAGTCTGGAGCGAATATGCCCGGAGCGTCGCCCGGCAGATCCAGATCCGTCAAAAATATTTGCTGGCTTGGGTGGACGGGTTGGTTCGCGATCCTCGCGTAGCGGATGCGCTGACTGGCGAGGGACAACCGATTTCCGCCGAAGAGCAACGCTTGCTGCGGATGATTCCCCGCGCGGTGCAGGTGCGGATCATTCCTCGGGAAGCGGGGGCGTGGACGGATAGCGGCAATCTGGGGCTGGGGTTTGCCGACATGGATCTGGTCAATCAAGCCGAAACCGGTGCTCCCCCACCGGCGGTCCATAACTTCACTTCCAGCGAGCGCCATGTGGCGGTGGCGCGCGCGGTCAGGCGGGAAGATCGAGTGATCGGGGTGCTCTTGGTCGGGATCGATGTGCAATGGTTAGAGCAAGCCTTGCCGACGCCTCCCCAAGGGGCGGTGGCCTTGCGACAGGGATCGTTGTGGGTGGCCTTTCGAGGGGACGATGCGCTCAAGGAGGCATCGCCCGGGGCCTCCCTTCCGATCTCCGGGACGCCCTGGCAGCTGCAGTATTGGATACCGTCCTCGGATTGGATCACCCTGCTAGGCGGCGTCGCGATTTGGGCCTTGGCGGTTTTGGTGTTGGGGATTTTGTTTGGATGGGTCTGGCGAAAAGGTGAGAGGGCGATCGAAGCCGATCGTACGACTTTGTTTACCTTGGCCAACGATTTGGCGGCCGGTACCGTACGGGGCAATTATTCTATGACCTTGCAAGAGCTTCGGCCCCTTTTGGATCGTCTTTTGCAACTTCAGCGATCCCGTTGGCATCCCGAACAAGCGGCTCTCTCCGAGGAAGAGCAAGTGGAGCGGGAAGCCGCACCGCTACCCGAGACCGAGTCCCCGCCTGAAGCAAGGGGGGAGGAAACACCGCCTTCGCTTCCGGAGAAAGCGCAGGCGGCGCCGGTGACCTTGCCGGAGGTCGTCTTTCGCCCTTCCGCTATTGCAGGTGTGGTCGGGGAAACGCTGACGCCGGAGAGCGTCCGCGAATTGGGGCGGGCCATCGGGAGCGAGTCGGAATCCCGGGGACAGCAGATGGTGGCGGTCGGGCGGGACGCCCGCGCGTCCAGTGAAGCGCTGGTCCAAGCGCTGAGCGAAGGTTTGCGCGCCAGCGGGCGGGATGTGATCGACCTGGGCAAGGTGCCGACCGCCGTTGTCAATTTTGCCACCCACTATTTGCCCAATTGCGCGGGCGTCATGGTGACCGCCGGGTCCGATCCTCCGGAATACAATGGTTTGAAAGTCGTCGTCGGTGGCGAGCCTTGCGGGGAAAAAGCGCTGCTGGCGCTCAACCGGCGCTTGCAAAAGGGCGATTTGAGTTCCGGCATGGGGATGCTGGAAAGCCGGGATCTTCTCGCCGATTACATCGGTGCCATCATCGATGATGTTCAGATCGGTCGTCCTTTGAAGGTCGTCGTGGACTACGGACCCGGCGTGGCGGGACAAGTGGCGCCGGCGCTATTACGTACCCTGGGGTGCGAGGTGGAAGAACTTCATACCCAGGGAGCCCTGAATCCCTTTGCCCCCGGTGCCTTGGATCGCTTGATTGGGAAAGTCCGGGAAGATCGGGAGGTGGAATTGGGCTTGGCATTCGACGGAGATGGCAACCGGCTGGCGGTGGTCGATGCGCAAGGCGAGCCGATCATGCCGGACCGAGTGTTGATGTTGCTGGCGGCCGATGTGTTGTCGCGCGAGCCGGGGGGAGATATCGTCTTCGACATTCAATGCAGCCGTCATTTGGCGGGGCATATCGTTCAACACGGGGGGCGTCCGGTAGTGACGCCCTCGGGAGACGGTCCGATTCGCGCCAAAATGGCCGAATTGGGGGCGGTTCTCGGCGGAGGATTCGATGGCTCTCTCCTGTTTCAGGAACGCTGGACCGGTTTGTCCGATGCGATCTACGGGGCGGCCCGATTGGTGGAGGTGCTGTCCGCCGAACCGTTGACTTCCGATGAAATTTTCGCCGAGTTGCCTCAAGGGATTGTCACACCCCGCTTGCACGTCGATTTGTCTCCCGGCGAACCGGAGACAATGATGCAAGTGTTGGTGGCTTCCTCGGATAAATTTTTCCGCGACGCTAAAATCAATACCCTCGACGGTATCCGGGCGGATTACGCCGACGGTTGGGGGGTGGTGAGCGTTTCCAAGAGTGTTCCGGGGCTGGTGTTCCGCTTCGAAGCGGACAACGAGGAAGCTTTGTTCCGAATTCAAGGGTATTTCCGGGAATGGTTCGAGACCTTGGAGATCGATCTGGATTTACCTTTTGGTGTGAGAGTGGAGTAAAACCGAAGATGGAAAAGCAAAATTCGTTACCGGGCGATTCCGCCGGTCGCATCGCCCACGTTTTAATCGAAGCCTTGCCCTACATTCGTCGTTTTCGGGGGCGGACCATGGTGATCAAGTACGGGGGCAACGCCATGGTGGACGATACCCTGAAGGCGAGTTTCGCCCGCGATGTGGTGTTGCTGAAACTGGTGGGGATCAATCCGGTGGTGGTTCATGGCGGCGGTCCTCAAATCGGACGTCTGTTGGAACGCTTGGGCAAACCCAGTCGCTTCGTGGAAGGGATGCGGGTGACCGACAGTGAAACCATGGATGTGGTGGAAATGGTGCTCGGCGGTCTGGTCAACAAGGAGATCGTCAGCCTGTTGAATCAGCATGGCGGCCACGCGGTCGGCTTGACGGGCAAGGACGGCGCCCTCATCCGAGCGCGCAAGATTTTTTTGCAGCGCACCGCGCCGGAAGCCCAGGCGCCCGAGATCATAGATCTGGGGCATGTGGGGGAGGTGGATCACATCGACCCGGCGGTGGTGGATATGTTGGTCCACGGGGATTTCATTCCGGTGATCGCGCCCATCGGGGTGGGCGAAGATGGCAGCTCCTACAATATCAACGCCGATTTGGTCGCCGGCAAGGTGGCCCAAGTCCTGGGCGCGGAAAAATTGATTCTACTCACCAATACCCGGGGGGTGTTGGATAAGGACGGCCAGTTGTTGACCGGCCTGTCGCGCCAGGAAGTGGAGAGTTTGATCGCCGACGGCACGATCGCCGGCGGGATGATCCCCAAAATCCGCTGCGCCATGGAGGCGCTGCAGGAAGGGGTTCGCAGTGTGCATATCATCGACGGGCGGGTGGAGCACGCGGTATTGCTGGAATTGCTCACCGACAGTGGAATCGGCACCCTATTGGGCGGCTGATCCCAGACCTTCCTGAATGAAGCGGGAAAAACCCGCGCGGATTTCCTGCACCTTTTCACTGCGGCATAAGGCCTGGCCCTGCCTGGAAAGCTTGCAGCGCACATCCAAAAACAAGGTATCGTAACCGGTTTTTCCTTTGATACGAGCGACCGTCAACGCGATATCCTGTTCTTGATGGGGATCTTCGGTATGGAGGATGGTCTCGCTGTCGATATACAGGGGCGTGGTGGCATGTACCCGGAGGTATATTTTGGCCAACTGCCAGGCCCGATCGCACTCGGCGTGTCCCTCGCAGGAGAGGAGACTGAGAATGACGCGACGTTTGCCCGATGGCTCCGAGTCGGGCCGGGTGGTGGCGGTCTTCTTCACGCCTTGTTGAAGGCGTGCGTGGAGTTTGCGGAATCTATCCACATCCCGGGCGAATTTGCGTTTCAGTTCTTCCTTGGCTTCCGATTCGTGGGCGATCTTGAGGTGGTGCTGGCGGATCTGACGCCGGATCCCTTCTATCGACTCGATCAGGAAGGCGGGAACGTTGCGTCCCTGCCTTTCGATTTCCGCCGCTTGGCTGATCTTGGCATCCAGGAGAGTCCGTTGTCGGGCGATATTCGCCTTGAGCACTGTAATCCGCGCGTCGATGGTGTTGAGCTGTCCCTGCAGGGCCAAGTGGAGTTCTTCCTCGTTACGATAGGTGCGTAGCAACGCCCGGTCGCGGGCCATTTCTTCTTCCAGGAGGTGTTTTTCGGTCTTGCGTAGCTCCGCCAAGCGCGATTCCCGCGCCAGCTCCTCCGGGGTTTTGGCCTTTTCCACCACATCGAGCTTGCGCAGCCGGGATTTGTCGTAGATCTGCCGTTCGTGTTTGGCGTCCTCGACAGGAACCGTATCGGAATAATGCACCTTGCCCCGATCATCCACCCAGCGGTATAACTTGGCGGCCGATTTATCTTCCGCCCAAGCGGGAGAGCATAGCAGAAGGAGAGCCAGATAAAGGGGGACTGTGCGTGTCATCTTAATTTAAGCGTAGCCTTTCGGGCGCCACAATCAAGCGCCGAAGCGTTCACGGTATGCGCGAACGGTGCCCAGTTTGTCCCCGAAACGGCCGCTTTTCTCCAGATATTCGATCACATCCGCCAAGGTC from Methylohalobius crimeensis 10Ki harbors:
- the rmuC gene encoding DNA recombination protein RmuC, coding for MQPADIPAWVWLLAGALAGWLTALPAAVGYSYRLRRERDLHRAEARREAEQADKLEIELTRVREDLDASRTRAAVLEEKFQQESRRVEESRALLEQAEKRLADIFKGLSKDVLDQNSSQFLQLAEQSFKRLQAQAGHEWEKKHQAVESLVKPIGESLAQVQAAVGEVEKARIDAYAALKQQMDALLQTHLPRLHKETETLVRALRQPAARGRWGEMQLRRVVEMAGMVSHCDFEEQVSRDRGNGRLRPDLIVHLPGRRSVVVDAKVPLEAYLQAVEAEDDEERQSRLTEHAAQLKRHIQQLSMKSYFEQFERAPEFVVLFMPGEAFFSAALHADPGLIEYGVENKVIPASPTTLIALLKAVAYGWQQETMAQSAEEIVQLGKALYERIVKVSEHWAKTGDQLEKTVRSYNQATRSLESRLLPTARKFQSLRRSPEHPALAPLESVDQTVHPLRLPDRPD
- a CDS encoding YajQ family cyclic di-GMP-binding protein; protein product: MPSFDIVSEIDHHEVSNAVDQANREVTNRFDFKGSGARYELAEDKITLHAQNDFQLKQMLDILQMRLAKRGVDVDCLDTGEPQTSGQAAHQEITLRQGIDRDLAKQITKRIKETKLKVQAAVQGDQVRVTGKKRDDLQQVMQMLREAKLDLPLQFTNFRD
- a CDS encoding DUF6763 family protein, whose amino-acid sequence is MNELEPIEGHWYLDLDTEDKFKVLVVDEAAAVVEVQYFDGNVDQIDLEAWQEMNLETIEEPEDWTGPMDDVEADDLEYSEMGLQEGKNEWDEENFPAEGDEDSFHEDRE
- the djlA gene encoding co-chaperone DjlA, which encodes MSWLGKVFGGTFGFMLGGPLGALLGTAIGHQFDRGMEGGDVLPRLEPGRQHRIQMAFFTATFSVMGHLAKADGRVSEAEIEMARRIMARMDLTEEMRQAAVRLFNEGKSPRFPLDDTLDQFRREVGRRSSLIRLFLEILLQAGYADGSLHPAEERMLLHICHRLNFSRFEFKALRAFMEAQLRFSQARYQYQYTGRRQAPPRRQGPSLSDAYAILGVSPSTSDAEIKKSYRRLMSQHHPDKLVAKGLPEEMVKIATEKTQQIRNAYEIIQAHRKR
- a CDS encoding phosphoribosylaminoimidazolesuccinocarboxamide synthase; protein product: MPPETLFESRLSSLKLLGRGKVRDIYEIDRARLLIVTTDRLSAFDVVLSDPIPGKGQVLTRVSRFWFDRTADRVPNHLLDVPLAEVLPDPAECEQVESRALVVRRLKPLPVEAIVRGYLIGSGWKDYRRTGTVCGIELPSGLRLADRLPEPIFTPSTKAELGTHDENIDFARMVERVGSNLAEQVRDASLAIYAQAAEYALTRGIIIADTKFEFGLDAEGQLYLIDEVLTPDSSRFWPADGYRPGRNPPSFDKQFVRDYLESIDWDKKPPPPRLPAEIIAQTAAKYREAERRLMGHGGGL
- the radC gene encoding RadC family protein — encoded protein: MAISDWPELERPREKLLSRGPEALSDAELLAIFLRTGVKGKTAVDLARELLTQFGSLRALLDADHSRFTQGKGLGSAKYIQLQAVLEMARRHIRENLERGDALTSPDLTRAFFQRHLRDHPHEIFAALFLDTRHRVIRYEELFRGTVDGASIYPREVAKQALNLNTSAVIFAHNHPSGISEPSAADRAITDRLRQALALFDIRVLDHMIVGDGETFSFAEHGWL
- the coaBC gene encoding bifunctional phosphopantothenoylcysteine decarboxylase/phosphopantothenate--cysteine ligase CoaBC translates to MEPLSLDRRRILLGVTGGIAAYKTAELVRRLRVAGAEVQVVMTEAATRFITPLTLQALSGRPVRTELWDTAAEAAMGHIELARWAERILVAPASADFLAKLRAGRADDLLTTLCLAADAPTAVAPAMNRCMWEHPATRENVAALQVRGVQVWGPDRGSQACGETGPGRMLEAAELHRCVIEWLQPGPLSGVDLLITAGPTREAIDPVRFLSNRSSGKMGYAVARAAAEAGATVTLVSGPCALEPPSKVKLVRVESASEMYTAVMDRAVEQAIFIGAAAVADYAPAASRPEKIKKDARTMRLELVKTPDILAAVAALEKRPFTVGFAAETDHLKQHARAKLERKGLDMIAANQVGGGLGFEAEENRLWVLWPEGERHLPTTSKLELARQLLALIVERYEAKNSVQDSR
- the dut gene encoding dUTP diphosphatase, with amino-acid sequence MKRKIQFKILDDRLGRDIALPRYATDGSAGLDLRACLDSPLTLAPSDTALIPTGLAIHIQDPHLAAMILPRSGLGHKHGIVLGNLVGLIDSDYQGEVMVSCWNRGSIPFTIEIGERIAQLVVVPVVQAQFEQVETFEPSDRGEGGFGHTGRG
- a CDS encoding phosphomannomutase/phosphoglucomutase, which produces MSLARWLVILLAAALVSLTLAVTGTYFLAWQKSRANEARVWSEYARSVARQIQIRQKYLLAWVDGLVRDPRVADALTGEGQPISAEEQRLLRMIPRAVQVRIIPREAGAWTDSGNLGLGFADMDLVNQAETGAPPPAVHNFTSSERHVAVARAVRREDRVIGVLLVGIDVQWLEQALPTPPQGAVALRQGSLWVAFRGDDALKEASPGASLPISGTPWQLQYWIPSSDWITLLGGVAIWALAVLVLGILFGWVWRKGERAIEADRTTLFTLANDLAAGTVRGNYSMTLQELRPLLDRLLQLQRSRWHPEQAALSEEEQVEREAAPLPETESPPEARGEETPPSLPEKAQAAPVTLPEVVFRPSAIAGVVGETLTPESVRELGRAIGSESESRGQQMVAVGRDARASSEALVQALSEGLRASGRDVIDLGKVPTAVVNFATHYLPNCAGVMVTAGSDPPEYNGLKVVVGGEPCGEKALLALNRRLQKGDLSSGMGMLESRDLLADYIGAIIDDVQIGRPLKVVVDYGPGVAGQVAPALLRTLGCEVEELHTQGALNPFAPGALDRLIGKVREDREVELGLAFDGDGNRLAVVDAQGEPIMPDRVLMLLAADVLSREPGGDIVFDIQCSRHLAGHIVQHGGRPVVTPSGDGPIRAKMAELGAVLGGGFDGSLLFQERWTGLSDAIYGAARLVEVLSAEPLTSDEIFAELPQGIVTPRLHVDLSPGEPETMMQVLVASSDKFFRDAKINTLDGIRADYADGWGVVSVSKSVPGLVFRFEADNEEALFRIQGYFREWFETLEIDLDLPFGVRVE
- the argB gene encoding acetylglutamate kinase — encoded protein: MEKQNSLPGDSAGRIAHVLIEALPYIRRFRGRTMVIKYGGNAMVDDTLKASFARDVVLLKLVGINPVVVHGGGPQIGRLLERLGKPSRFVEGMRVTDSETMDVVEMVLGGLVNKEIVSLLNQHGGHAVGLTGKDGALIRARKIFLQRTAPEAQAPEIIDLGHVGEVDHIDPAVVDMLVHGDFIPVIAPIGVGEDGSSYNINADLVAGKVAQVLGAEKLILLTNTRGVLDKDGQLLTGLSRQEVESLIADGTIAGGMIPKIRCAMEALQEGVRSVHIIDGRVEHAVLLELLTDSGIGTLLGG
- a CDS encoding DUF4124 domain-containing protein produces the protein MTRTVPLYLALLLLCSPAWAEDKSAAKLYRWVDDRGKVHYSDTVPVEDAKHERQIYDKSRLRKLDVVEKAKTPEELARESRLAELRKTEKHLLEEEMARDRALLRTYRNEEELHLALQGQLNTIDARITVLKANIARQRTLLDAKISQAAEIERQGRNVPAFLIESIEGIRRQIRQHHLKIAHESEAKEELKRKFARDVDRFRKLHARLQQGVKKTATTRPDSEPSGKRRVILSLLSCEGHAECDRAWQLAKIYLRVHATTPLYIDSETILHTEDPHQEQDIALTVARIKGKTGYDTLFLDVRCKLSRQGQALCRSEKVQEIRAGFSRFIQEGLGSAAQ